A window from Malacoplasma iowae encodes these proteins:
- a CDS encoding LemA family protein — MLIDTRVVQEEQNTTGFEPNVQNQIMVPNPTAGQKFIYALMIIFSCLLVFGFILWPILLFVTWPNKFNKMQMEINNSASVIDVNLQKRKDTLVKLFDETKANLKFEKETMIKVTELRSMKNASTLEDFNGASKMNGLMESISRDINVSFEAYPNLKSSQIVAELMSSSQYIETEIAASRRLYNQNVTAFNSEIFAFPKMMKAKSMKLHTLPLFSASTEAKKDVDMSGLANI, encoded by the coding sequence ATGTTAATAGATACAAGGGTTGTTCAAGAAGAACAAAACACGACAGGTTTTGAACCAAATGTCCAAAACCAAATAATGGTGCCTAATCCAACTGCTGGCCAAAAATTTATTTATGCTTTAATGATTATATTTAGTTGCTTATTAGTTTTTGGATTTATTTTGTGACCTATTCTTTTATTTGTTACTTGGCCAAATAAGTTTAACAAAATGCAGATGGAAATAAATAATTCCGCTAGTGTTATTGATGTTAACTTGCAAAAAAGAAAAGATACTTTAGTAAAACTTTTTGATGAAACAAAAGCTAATTTAAAATTTGAAAAAGAAACTATGATTAAAGTAACTGAATTAAGAAGTATGAAAAATGCCTCTACTTTAGAAGACTTTAATGGCGCAAGCAAAATGAATGGTTTAATGGAATCAATTTCAAGAGATATCAATGTTTCTTTTGAAGCATATCCTAATTTAAAAAGTTCACAAATTGTAGCTGAACTTATGAGTAGTAGCCAATACATTGAAACTGAAATTGCAGCTAGTAGAAGATTATATAATCAAAATGTTACAGCATTTAATTCAGAAATCTTTGCTTTCCCTAAAATGATGAAAGCCAAAAGTATGAAATTACATACACTTCCATTATTTTCAGCAAGTACAGAAGCTAAAAAAGATGTTGATATGTCAGGACTTGCAAACATATAA
- the ybeY gene encoding rRNA maturation RNase YbeY — MFKIQINDKYNFLDKKMLSLIKKASKIIFLSEKLKGKLIFEISIQNNDESKEMNNSFRKKNYPTDVITFSFWDNNEFKTNLVGEIYLNYEKTISQSKEYNHSIYRETLFLICHGIYHLLGYDHQNENDEKIMLNKQYNVLDKIKLGNRSVK; from the coding sequence ATGTTCAAAATTCAAATAAATGATAAATATAATTTTTTAGATAAAAAAATGCTTTCTTTAATTAAAAAAGCTTCAAAAATAATTTTTTTGTCAGAGAAATTAAAAGGTAAATTAATTTTTGAAATATCAATTCAAAATAACGATGAATCAAAAGAAATGAATAATTCTTTTAGAAAAAAAAATTATCCAACAGATGTAATTACTTTTTCTTTTTGAGATAACAATGAGTTTAAAACGAACCTTGTTGGAGAAATATATTTAAATTATGAAAAAACAATTTCACAATCAAAAGAATATAACCATTCAATTTATAGAGAAACACTTTTTTTAATTTGTCATGGAATATATCATCTATTAGGTTATGATCATCAAAATGAAAATGATGAAAAAATTATGCTTAATAAGCAATATAATGTATTAGATAAGATAAAATTAGGTAATAGAAGTGTCAAATAA
- a CDS encoding DUF1600 domain-containing protein — protein sequence MTKKLNLTKEVELTLAKDFHDNQANLSNNFRTFKIHQWISFACFIVAFVSFGCTIAGFVYTALKHEDLWTVVDKFTNLSNWLVFAYCSIYTFFPNKRYFKEDFFLIATITYIGFTFFGYNIILVGIGRYDGAYRGEFFDIFSDVWKHIVTPICFLIFGFYSMYERPWCIPKRKIKLLVVCMIVPTIYLIYLSTAPFWIQEPIRQFNKETGLKEILIIDNKIQYKTYSVYSWPTNTKDYPIAWLFIAVTYFVLLPAFILGSYSVWYIMWKHTYIYKLMEKDKENEARNIKK from the coding sequence ATGACAAAAAAATTAAATTTAACAAAAGAAGTAGAATTAACTTTAGCAAAAGATTTTCATGATAATCAAGCCAACCTTTCAAATAATTTTAGAACATTTAAAATTCACCAATGAATAAGCTTTGCATGTTTTATTGTTGCATTTGTATCATTTGGTTGTACTATAGCTGGGTTTGTTTATACTGCTTTAAAGCATGAAGACTTATGAACAGTTGTAGATAAATTTACAAATCTTTCAAATTGGTTGGTTTTTGCTTATTGTTCTATATATACGTTTTTTCCAAATAAAAGATATTTTAAAGAAGATTTCTTTTTAATTGCAACTATTACATATATTGGTTTTACTTTCTTTGGGTATAACATTATCCTTGTTGGAATTGGTAGATATGATGGGGCTTATAGAGGTGAATTTTTTGATATTTTTAGTGATGTGTGAAAACACATTGTAACCCCAATTTGTTTTTTAATATTTGGTTTTTATTCAATGTATGAAAGACCTTGATGTATACCAAAAAGAAAGATTAAATTACTAGTTGTGTGTATGATAGTACCAACAATATATTTAATATATTTATCAACAGCTCCTTTTTGAATTCAAGAACCTATTAGACAATTTAATAAAGAAACAGGATTAAAAGAAATTTTAATAATTGACAATAAAATTCAATATAAAACTTATTCAGTTTATAGTTGACCAACAAATACAAAAGATTATCCTATTGCTTGATTATTTATTGCTGTAACATATTTTGTTTTACTTCCAGCATTCATTCTTGGATCTTATAGCGTATGATATATAATGTGAAAACACACTTATATTTATAAGTTAATGGAAAAGGATAAAGAAAATGAAGCAAGAAACATTAAAAAATAA
- the asnA gene encoding aspartate--ammonia ligase, with the protein MEEKKLSLFETQKAIKYIKDLFQNTFSKSLNLHRITGPIVLKQNTGLNDDLNGVETPVRFESNVNLIKGEIPQSLAKWKRYILKEYDVPLHEGVYVDMNAIRKDETISYKHSIYVDQWDWELRITRKERNLDTLKKVVNKIYEVLVYCQNKLYDHYNWEKKNMLPEKITFITSQQLLDMYPDMDDKEREKNIAYKYKAVFIIGIGHKLKNGLPHDNRAPDYDDWNLNGDIIVWDDVNKDALELSSMGIRVDSHSLLKQLEIKGLNERLNYHFHKLLSKDELPFSIGGGIGQSRLCLFLLGKKHIGEVQVSVWPEETINEYKAKGVKLL; encoded by the coding sequence ATGGAAGAAAAAAAATTATCATTGTTTGAAACCCAAAAAGCAATTAAGTATATTAAGGACTTATTCCAAAATACTTTTTCTAAATCACTTAACTTACACAGAATTACAGGTCCTATTGTTTTAAAACAAAACACTGGATTAAATGATGATTTAAATGGTGTTGAAACTCCAGTTAGATTTGAATCAAATGTAAATTTAATAAAAGGCGAAATACCTCAGTCACTTGCAAAATGAAAAAGATATATTTTAAAAGAATATGATGTTCCTTTACATGAAGGTGTATATGTTGACATGAATGCTATAAGAAAAGATGAAACTATTTCTTATAAACATTCAATTTATGTTGATCAATGAGATTGAGAATTAAGAATAACAAGAAAAGAGAGAAATCTTGATACTTTAAAAAAAGTAGTTAATAAAATTTATGAAGTATTAGTATATTGTCAAAATAAACTATATGATCATTACAATTGAGAAAAAAAGAATATGCTTCCAGAAAAAATTACTTTTATTACATCTCAACAATTGTTAGATATGTATCCTGATATGGATGACAAAGAAAGAGAAAAAAACATAGCATATAAATATAAAGCAGTATTTATTATAGGTATTGGTCATAAGTTAAAAAATGGGTTACCTCATGATAATAGAGCTCCAGACTATGATGATTGAAATTTAAATGGTGACATTATAGTGTGAGACGATGTTAATAAGGATGCTTTAGAATTAAGTTCAATGGGTATAAGAGTTGATTCTCATTCATTGTTAAAACAACTTGAAATAAAAGGATTAAATGAAAGATTAAACTATCATTTTCATAAATTACTTTCTAAAGATGAACTTCCTTTTTCTATTGGTGGAGGAATTGGTCAAAGCAGATTGTGTTTATTTTTATTAGGTAAAAAACATATAGGTGAAGTACAAGTTTCGGTTTGACCTGAAGAAACAATTAATGAATATAAAGCAAAAGGGGTAAAACTTTTATAG
- the nagA gene encoding N-acetylglucosamine-6-phosphate deacetylase, whose amino-acid sequence MRIIKNINIINHNDSFFGEIHINENIIEKVVKISDTINASADYLLPAFVDGHTHGGYGLNFNDLDKVTQEEINEYKNQLFKEGVTNVAFTTITAPIENIYKLAEWYGKNYNDIFIAWHIEGPFISTMKKGAHEEKYINFASSEIISNIINFSQNKKIIITSALEEGNNFDSLINFASDNFYISLGHSNATFKDVIKYYKNGVNRVTHLYNAMSAHNHREPGIVNAVFALNGIYAELIADGHHIDNNVILETIKILGFNRIMVVSDSLSVKGLNDGDYYYDGFNITKKGKMCYLQDSNTIAGSAFKYIDIIKHVKNISKCSLSDLVKISSYNFYKSIGLSNVYGSIAKNYIADLVIVDKNLNIKETIKNGISVYKEL is encoded by the coding sequence ATGAGAATAATTAAAAATATAAATATTATTAATCACAATGATTCATTTTTTGGAGAAATTCATATAAATGAAAATATTATAGAAAAGGTTGTAAAAATTAGTGACACAATCAACGCTTCAGCTGATTATTTATTACCAGCTTTTGTAGATGGGCACACACATGGAGGTTATGGATTAAACTTTAACGACCTTGATAAAGTGACTCAAGAAGAAATTAATGAATATAAAAATCAATTATTTAAAGAGGGGGTTACAAATGTTGCTTTTACTACAATAACAGCCCCTATTGAAAACATTTATAAATTAGCTGAATGATATGGTAAAAATTACAATGATATTTTTATTGCTTGACACATTGAGGGACCTTTTATTTCAACAATGAAAAAAGGTGCTCATGAAGAAAAATACATAAATTTTGCTTCATCTGAAATTATTTCTAATATCATTAATTTTTCACAAAATAAAAAAATCATTATTACTTCTGCTTTAGAAGAAGGAAATAATTTTGATTCTTTAATTAACTTTGCTAGTGATAATTTTTATATATCTTTAGGTCACTCAAATGCCACTTTTAAAGATGTTATAAAATATTATAAAAATGGCGTTAATAGAGTAACACATTTATATAACGCTATGAGTGCACACAATCATAGAGAACCTGGCATTGTTAATGCTGTATTTGCTTTAAATGGAATTTATGCTGAACTAATTGCAGATGGTCATCATATTGATAATAATGTTATTTTAGAAACAATTAAAATATTGGGATTTAATAGAATAATGGTTGTTAGTGATTCTTTAAGTGTTAAGGGATTAAATGATGGTGACTACTATTATGATGGATTTAATATAACAAAAAAAGGCAAGATGTGTTATTTGCAAGATAGTAACACTATTGCAGGTAGTGCATTTAAATATATAGATATTATTAAACATGTTAAAAACATTTCTAAATGCTCTTTGTCAGATTTGGTAAAAATAAGTTCTTATAACTTTTATAAATCTATTGGTTTATCAAATGTTTATGGATCAATAGCTAAAAATTATATTGCAGATCTTGTTATTGTTGACAAAAATCTTAACATAAAAGAAACAATCAAAAATGGAATTTCAGTTTATAAAGAATTATAA
- a CDS encoding diacylglycerol kinase family protein yields the protein MSNKNNNQFVAILKKFLYAFRGLVYAIKEEKSLVIHFIVSVIVLTVAGIINKQMKTIDWIILVIVIFLVIGVELINTAIENIVDMISFKYNFNARKIKDISAAASLVFSLMSVIVGLLIFIPKFIVIFNQISSGASA from the coding sequence GTGTCAAATAAAAATAATAATCAGTTTGTTGCTATATTGAAAAAATTCCTTTATGCATTTAGGGGACTTGTTTATGCTATAAAAGAAGAGAAATCATTGGTTATTCATTTTATTGTTAGTGTTATTGTCTTAACTGTTGCTGGAATTATTAATAAACAAATGAAAACAATTGACTGAATAATTCTTGTTATTGTTATATTTTTAGTAATTGGTGTTGAATTAATAAATACAGCTATAGAGAACATAGTTGATATGATTTCTTTTAAATATAATTTTAATGCCAGAAAGATAAAAGATATATCAGCTGCAGCTTCGCTTGTTTTTTCTTTGATGTCAGTTATTGTTGGACTTTTAATTTTTATTCCTAAGTTTATTGTTATTTTTAATCAAATTTCTTCAGGGGCTAGTGCATAA
- a CDS encoding aldo/keto reductase family protein, producing the protein MAKNILEAKIGFGTWQALDPKLIVDQLRWAIENNYDFIDTAWVYENEKIIGDALSTLRNQNYKIPPIQTKIWTPFFKQDVIQQLKSQLKDLQLECVDSVLLHRPHVDNTYNVKAWKELIQAKKLGLVKHIGVSNFDKDMIEILYTETGVYPEINQIELSANYTRRDRIKYNLEKKIVIQAWTPLGLIKENLKNSFLIEMAKKYNCTVPQLLIAYASSFKTAPIIKSSSEERVKENIAKIDLVLDEEDVYLIDRKLNRHESSLDQKTDTYPEFSLDK; encoded by the coding sequence ATGGCAAAAAATATATTAGAAGCAAAAATAGGATTTGGTACATGACAAGCACTTGATCCTAAATTGATTGTTGATCAATTAAGATGAGCTATAGAAAATAACTATGACTTTATAGATACTGCTTGAGTTTATGAAAATGAAAAAATAATTGGTGACGCTTTAAGTACTTTAAGAAATCAAAACTATAAAATACCACCAATTCAAACAAAGATATGAACTCCTTTTTTTAAGCAAGATGTGATTCAACAACTTAAAAGTCAATTAAAAGATTTACAACTTGAATGTGTTGATAGTGTATTACTTCACAGACCACACGTTGATAACACATATAATGTAAAAGCTTGAAAAGAATTAATTCAAGCAAAAAAACTTGGATTAGTAAAACATATTGGAGTATCAAATTTTGATAAGGACATGATAGAAATTTTATACACAGAAACTGGTGTATATCCTGAAATTAATCAAATAGAACTATCAGCAAATTATACAAGAAGAGATAGAATTAAATACAATTTAGAAAAAAAGATTGTAATCCAAGCTTGAACCCCACTTGGATTAATAAAAGAAAATTTAAAAAATTCTTTTTTAATTGAAATGGCAAAAAAATATAATTGTACAGTACCTCAATTATTAATAGCCTATGCTAGTAGTTTTAAAACTGCTCCAATTATTAAAAGTTCTTCAGAAGAAAGAGTAAAAGAAAATATTGCAAAAATTGATTTAGTTTTAGATGAAGAAGATGTTTATTTAATTGATAGAAAACTTAATAGACACGAATCATCACTAGATCAAAAAACTGACACATATCCAGAATTCAGTTTAGATAAATAA
- the dnaK gene encoding molecular chaperone DnaK, producing MASNIIIGIDLGTTNSCVSVIENGKPKILETPEGKRTIPSVVSFKGEETIVGEAAKRQMVTNKNTIHSIKRLIGTKETVEIEGKKYTPEEISAKILTYIKKCAEEKLGVTINKAVITVPAYFNDSQRQATKNAGKIAGLEVERIINEPTAAALAYGIDKLNKEQKVLVYDLGGGTFDVSILEIADGTFEVLATSGDNHLGGDDWDQKIIDWIVAEVKSNHKVDLSTDKMAMQRLKDAAEKAKIELSGLKEVEIQLPFISMTNDGPLNVELKLSRAKFEELTKDLLERTVKPVEDALKEAKLSANDIDKVLLVGGSTRMPAVEELVTRKINKTPDKSINPDEVVAQGAAIQGGVLMGDVKDILLLDVTPLTLSIETLGGVATPIIKRNSTIPISKSQIFSTASDNQPSVDVHIVQGERPMVADNKSLGRFILDGIEPAPRGVPQIEITFNIDANGILNVKAVDKKTNKEANITIKDSSGLSQDEIDRMVKEAEENKEKDEKIKMQKETKYRAESLINTLKQGLESEEGKKAEPAQREQAQKQIDELEKLLKEEKYDELKTKIDQFEAMASQFAEAMKNQKADPTKKEETKEEDKKEKN from the coding sequence ATGGCTAGTAATATTATTATAGGAATCGATTTAGGGACAACTAACTCTTGTGTCTCTGTAATCGAAAATGGTAAACCTAAAATTTTAGAAACTCCAGAAGGGAAAAGAACAATTCCATCTGTTGTTTCATTTAAAGGTGAAGAAACAATCGTTGGTGAAGCTGCAAAAAGACAAATGGTTACAAACAAGAATACAATTCACTCAATTAAAAGATTAATTGGTACTAAAGAAACTGTTGAAATTGAAGGTAAAAAATATACTCCTGAAGAAATTTCAGCAAAAATCTTAACTTACATTAAAAAATGTGCTGAAGAAAAACTTGGTGTAACTATTAATAAAGCTGTAATTACTGTTCCAGCTTACTTTAACGATTCTCAAAGACAAGCTACAAAAAATGCTGGTAAAATTGCTGGATTAGAAGTTGAAAGAATAATTAATGAACCAACTGCTGCTGCATTAGCCTATGGTATAGATAAATTAAATAAAGAACAAAAAGTATTAGTATATGACCTTGGTGGTGGTACTTTTGACGTTTCTATATTAGAAATAGCTGATGGAACATTTGAAGTATTGGCAACTTCTGGTGATAATCACTTAGGTGGAGATGACTGAGATCAAAAGATAATTGATTGAATTGTTGCTGAAGTTAAATCTAATCACAAAGTTGATTTATCTACTGACAAAATGGCTATGCAAAGATTAAAAGATGCAGCAGAAAAAGCAAAAATTGAATTATCAGGTTTAAAAGAAGTTGAGATTCAATTACCATTCATCTCAATGACAAACGATGGTCCTTTAAATGTTGAACTTAAATTAAGTCGTGCTAAATTTGAAGAACTAACTAAGGACTTATTAGAAAGAACTGTAAAACCAGTTGAAGATGCATTAAAAGAAGCAAAACTTTCAGCTAATGATATTGATAAAGTTTTATTAGTTGGTGGTTCTACAAGAATGCCTGCTGTTGAAGAACTTGTAACAAGAAAAATTAACAAAACTCCAGATAAATCAATTAATCCTGATGAAGTTGTTGCACAAGGTGCAGCTATTCAAGGTGGAGTTTTAATGGGCGATGTTAAAGACATCTTATTATTAGATGTTACCCCATTGACTTTAAGTATTGAAACTTTAGGTGGAGTTGCTACTCCAATTATTAAAAGAAATTCAACTATTCCAATTTCAAAATCTCAAATTTTCTCTACTGCATCAGATAATCAACCATCAGTTGATGTTCACATTGTTCAAGGTGAACGTCCAATGGTTGCTGATAATAAATCTTTAGGAAGATTTATCTTGGATGGAATAGAACCAGCTCCACGTGGTGTTCCTCAAATTGAAATTACTTTCAACATTGATGCTAATGGTATTTTAAATGTTAAAGCTGTAGATAAAAAAACTAACAAAGAAGCTAACATTACTATTAAAGACTCAAGTGGTTTAAGTCAAGACGAAATAGATAGAATGGTTAAAGAAGCTGAAGAAAACAAAGAAAAAGATGAAAAAATTAAAATGCAAAAAGAAACTAAATATAGAGCTGAATCTTTAATCAACACTTTAAAACAAGGACTTGAATCTGAAGAAGGTAAAAAAGCCGAACCTGCTCAAAGAGAACAAGCACAAAAACAAATTGATGAATTAGAAAAATTATTAAAAGAAGAAAAATATGATGAATTAAAAACAAAAATTGATCAATTTGAAGCTATGGCTTCTCAATTTGCAGAGGCAATGAAAAACCAAAAAGCTGATCCAACTAAAAAAGAAGAAACTAAAGAGGAAGATAAAAAAGAAAAAAATTAA
- a CDS encoding cysteine peptidase family C39 domain-containing protein — MKIELQTNKYECGLCVLVSMHNYYYKDKIKKHDLHKIIPIKKKGLSIYDLEIIANKINLDVESYKSDFNEFLKYNNEEYFVTYVKSYGYNHFVIAKKSKEFITIYDSSGTVKKYSYDEFENIYCGCIIEFSKRRVYKEIDFSLNEINKQKLYLPSKHMYCFFMVIFDLLFMTIGLIGSGFIKIAIDKIIPLNLNQNLFFIGFFFIVLFLFQYISDYFATLIKINVCQKIMKENILIHTNVLKNKDKVFFDNIDKKILMQYPQAIGTIIIKKYLNDLNLISDVIYCLIVFILIVLNSYIYLIGSFLYLIIVLSISYFKNKLAKDNFEKLNFSKNNVEIQYLKYYDFLITEKNVDKQKELEQDCHKNAWKYYDDYNNVNIKDSFLTLLDNTFSKFIYCCLIMVSCYFINQKIDKSLTISEMVYSFTLLSLITNSFGDIFKYFASYPNYKKSNILVNDFLVLNNKNLIDKNLTLNKIKKIQLNNLTYFYDDKKIFWNSNFTFINNTLITGKNGVGKSTLLKILSLFIKPDGNNFSYMINGINLKNINQIDYDDKLIYLPSNAILDFNIEKIINHSIEVRNIMVDFLKESKIDLNQKSFSHGEIQMLNYISLLTAENKVILLDESFSNLNQKWISYVFEKIHPHIVKHNFVICTSHTKGIKKHFNFNVELSNEI; from the coding sequence ATGAAGATAGAATTACAAACTAATAAATATGAATGTGGATTATGTGTTTTAGTTTCTATGCATAATTATTATTACAAAGATAAAATCAAAAAACATGATCTACATAAAATAATTCCAATAAAAAAGAAAGGATTATCAATCTATGATTTAGAAATCATAGCAAATAAAATTAATTTAGATGTTGAATCATATAAATCTGATTTTAATGAGTTTTTAAAATACAATAATGAAGAATATTTTGTTACATATGTAAAATCATATGGATACAACCATTTTGTTATTGCTAAAAAATCAAAAGAATTCATAACAATATATGATAGTTCTGGAACAGTTAAAAAATATTCCTATGATGAATTTGAAAATATATATTGTGGATGTATTATAGAGTTTAGCAAAAGAAGAGTATATAAAGAAATAGATTTTTCTCTAAATGAAATAAACAAACAAAAATTATACTTACCATCAAAGCATATGTATTGTTTTTTTATGGTTATTTTTGATTTACTTTTTATGACTATAGGATTAATCGGAAGTGGTTTTATTAAAATAGCAATTGATAAAATAATTCCATTAAATTTAAATCAAAACTTATTTTTCATTGGTTTTTTCTTTATTGTTTTATTTTTATTTCAATATATAAGTGATTATTTTGCTACATTAATAAAAATTAATGTGTGTCAAAAAATTATGAAAGAAAATATATTAATTCACACAAATGTTTTAAAAAATAAAGATAAAGTATTTTTTGATAATATAGATAAGAAAATATTAATGCAATATCCACAAGCTATTGGAACAATAATTATAAAAAAATATTTAAATGATTTGAATTTAATTTCTGATGTCATTTATTGTTTAATAGTTTTTATTTTAATAGTTTTGAATTCATATATTTATTTAATTGGATCATTTTTATATTTAATAATAGTATTATCAATTAGTTATTTTAAAAACAAATTGGCAAAAGATAATTTTGAAAAACTAAATTTTTCAAAAAATAATGTTGAAATCCAATATCTTAAATATTATGATTTTTTGATTACAGAAAAAAATGTTGACAAACAAAAAGAATTAGAACAAGATTGTCACAAAAATGCATGAAAATATTATGATGATTATAATAATGTAAATATAAAAGATTCATTTTTGACACTGCTTGATAATACATTTAGCAAATTTATATATTGCTGCTTAATTATGGTTTCTTGTTATTTTATTAATCAAAAAATAGACAAATCATTAACTATATCTGAAATGGTATATAGTTTCACTTTGCTTTCTTTGATAACAAATTCTTTTGGAGATATTTTTAAATATTTTGCAAGTTACCCTAACTATAAAAAAAGTAATATTTTAGTAAATGATTTTTTGGTTTTAAACAATAAGAATTTAATTGATAAAAATTTAACACTTAATAAAATCAAAAAAATACAATTAAATAATTTAACTTATTTTTATGATGATAAAAAAATATTTTGAAACAGTAACTTCACTTTTATAAACAATACATTGATTACAGGGAAAAATGGAGTAGGCAAGTCAACGTTGCTAAAAATACTTTCATTATTTATAAAACCAGATGGTAATAATTTTTCATATATGATTAATGGAATAAATTTAAAAAATATAAATCAAATAGATTATGATGATAAATTAATTTATTTACCATCTAATGCAATATTAGATTTCAATATTGAAAAAATAATTAATCACTCAATAGAAGTAAGAAACATCATGGTTGATTTTTTAAAAGAAAGTAAAATTGATTTAAATCAGAAATCATTTAGTCATGGGGAAATTCAGATGTTAAATTATATATCTTTGTTAACAGCTGAAAATAAAGTCATTTTATTAGATGAATCATTTAGTAATTTAAATCAAAAATGAATTTCATATGTATTTGAAAAAATACACCCTCATATAGTTAAACATAATTTTGTAATTTGTACATCACACACAAAAGGAATTAAAAAACACTTTAATTTTAATGTGGAGTTAAGCAATGAAATATAA
- the era gene encoding GTPase Era, with protein MKVGVVSIVGKPNVGKSTLINAIFKKEVVISSSKPQTTRNKIQIVYKDDNSEILFSDTPGYHNPKNKLDLFLNSQVKKSLKNTDVIVFLFDISRKFDDEDQKILDEIKKFKIKKIILGVNKIDLVNEQDINSKIETVKQQMDFDEIIFLSSKDQTNIDKLMDLLKSNLEEVDTNNFYEKESVEQKEEFFVSEIIRQVIINNFRQEIPYSVAVVIDKMDYDETKNLLTIFYSIVVEKESQKPIIIGKNGNTIKKLGILIRAKLSEVYDCKLFLQSFVKVKKNWRDNNEIIKDLGYKK; from the coding sequence ATGAAAGTTGGAGTTGTATCAATAGTTGGTAAACCTAATGTTGGGAAATCAACATTAATTAATGCTATTTTTAAAAAAGAAGTTGTAATTTCATCAAGTAAACCACAAACAACAAGAAACAAAATACAAATTGTTTATAAAGATGATAATTCAGAAATATTATTTTCTGATACTCCTGGATATCATAATCCAAAAAACAAATTAGATTTATTTTTAAATTCACAAGTTAAAAAATCATTAAAGAACACAGATGTAATTGTTTTCTTATTTGATATTTCAAGAAAGTTTGATGATGAAGATCAAAAAATTTTGGATGAAATAAAGAAATTCAAAATAAAGAAAATAATTCTTGGAGTTAATAAAATTGATTTAGTTAATGAACAAGACATAAATTCAAAAATAGAAACAGTTAAACAACAAATGGATTTTGATGAAATAATTTTTTTAAGTAGTAAAGATCAGACAAATATTGATAAACTTATGGATTTATTAAAATCAAACTTAGAAGAAGTTGATACTAATAACTTTTATGAAAAGGAATCAGTTGAACAAAAAGAAGAATTTTTTGTAAGTGAAATAATTAGACAAGTAATTATTAATAATTTTAGACAAGAAATTCCATATAGTGTAGCTGTTGTAATTGATAAAATGGATTATGATGAAACTAAAAATCTTTTAACTATTTTTTATTCAATAGTAGTTGAAAAAGAATCTCAAAAACCAATAATAATAGGAAAAAATGGTAACACGATCAAAAAGCTTGGAATTTTAATTAGAGCTAAACTTAGCGAAGTGTATGATTGCAAACTTTTCCTACAATCTTTTGTAAAAGTGAAAAAAAATTGAAGAGACAATAATGAAATTATTAAAGATTTAGGATACAAAAAATAA